The sequence below is a genomic window from Oceanispirochaeta sp..
GAATATCATCCAGAGTTCCGAACTCTCCCAGAACCTTCAGTCCGGTCAGCATTGTGTACTGGTCGCCACCGGCTGCCAGAAAATCATTTGTAGCCAGAGAATAGACGCCGTTGGCATTCAGAGGCTTGCCTCCTACCATCACTTTCGTGACACGGCTTCCGGCGGGTTTTGTCTCATCAAACTCAAAAGTCAGACCACCCATATGGCAATAGGCACCGCTGGAGGCAGGATAATCTTTGATTCCGTTTTCAATGACGGCAATGATGTCCTTACCCTTTGCTTCAAGGACTGTTACCGTATTACCAAAAGGGAGAACCGAAATGACTTCTCCCTTGGTTACGTCTCCCGGTTCAATAGAGGTCCGGATTCCACCTCCGTTCTGCAGAGAGATATCGGCTTTTGTTACATCAATCAAGGCTTCACAGATCATATCACCAAGATTAGTTGAACCTGTTCTGACATGGTCTCGTTCTCCATCCAGGAGAACTTTTGTGTAACCTACCACAACACTCGTGACCTTTTCATTTTCCATATTAATGGAATCCACCAGGGAGAGGATGGCAGCATCATCATTGAGTGCAAGAGACTCTTCTTTCGTGAATAATCGGGCTTTTTCGGCTACTCCGGATTTCATGGAAAAGGACATGTTTACAATTCCCAGGTTTTTGTCATGATAACCGGCCTGTACAAGGAGACCGGACCCGACGGCAATACCCTCAGCCATTTCGGTATGACTGTGTCCGTCAACAAAAAGATCGATTCCCTTAACCTGGCTCATGATCATTTCACTGGTAATCTTTGTCTCTTCATCAACACCATTATGACCCAGAGCTATGAGGATATGAACCTTGTCTCTCAATTCATCCACCATTTTCTGTGCAACTATGACGGGATCCCTGAAAGTCAGACCTTCCACATTTTTGGGATGAGTTTTATAAGTTGTTTCAGGGGTGGTGAGACCGAATATACCGACAAGAAGGCCATTCATGTCCAGTATGACATAAGGCTCCAGTATCGTTTTTCCTGTCGCATCATCGATGACATTGGCACAGACCACTGGGAAGTCAGCCATGGCCGCGAGTTCCAGAAGTCTGTCTTTACCATAATTGAAGTCATGGTTGCCCGGAGTCATGGCATCATAACCCACAGCATTCATGACTTTAACTGCCGCTTCTCCCTCAGAAAGAGTGACCAGGGTCGTTCCATGAAAAGCATCTCCCGCATCCAATAGAAGGACATTTGAATCCTTTCCTTTTATGTTCTGATATTGGGTTGATATCTTTGCAAAACCCATTCCGTCATATTTGCCTTCAAGAATACGCCCGTGAGTATCATTGGTATGCAGTACCGTCAGGGAAGTATCATTTATCTTCGGTACCGCTGAAAAGGCTGCAGCTGGCAGCAGCAGTATCAGAAAAAAAGTCCCCAATCTGAACAGAATCTTAGCTTTTTTCATTTCTTTCTCCTTGTCCTCTTTATTTTTTATTCTAGTGGACAGCTATTCATTTTAAAACTAGATGAAGGTGACAGCAACTCCTTTTTTGAGAATAAAGGAACAGTTTTCCTGTTTTTTTTGTCTCCCTGTCATATTCAGGCTTTATAGTTATTGCTCCGCAACGCCGATACATTCTTTATGAACAGAATCATCCCCATCGCCAGCGGTAAAGGCGGGGTTGGAAAATCCTTTCTCACTGTCAATCTGGGGGTGACTCTCGCCCGGATGGGAAAAACCGTAATCCTGGTAGATCTTGATCTGGGTGGTTCCAATCTCCATACATTCCTGGGAATTAAAAACAGCCGTGCTGGAATTGGAACGTATTTAAACAAGCAGGCTGATAGCCTTGAATCCCTGGTCATACCGACCTCGGTTGACCGGTTGTATTTTCTTCCAGGCGACGGTCTGTATACTTCTGCTGTACAGCAGCATTATTTTCAAAAAATGAAAATTATCAAGGAACTCCCCCATCTGGTAGCCGATTATATACTGCTGGACCTGGGGGCAGGAACAAATCATAATATACTGGATTACTTTATTCCCTTTCCCCAGGGGATCATCGTCACAGTTCCCGAAACAACGGCGATACTCAATGCCTATTCCTTTCTCAAGTCGGCTCTGGCCAGGTCTGTTTACAGGCAGTTCCCCCCCCGATCAGAAGAGAGAGTCCTGATACAGGAATTCTTCCGGCAGCGGCTGGAAGGTTCGGGGACGTCCCTGTTTACTCTGGCAGATAAGCTGAGCGAGCATAATCAGGATCAGGGCAAGGCTGTCCGCAATCTGCTGGAAACCTTTTATCCTGGAGTCATCATCAACATGGGACGCTCTGTTTCAGACCGTGATCTGGGTAAAAATCTCAGAATCATCTGCCGCAAAAATCTGGGTATATCCCTGCAGTACCTGGGATATCTGGAATGGATGCCCGGGGTCTCCCGATCTATAACAGGACGGTCTCCCTACT
It includes:
- a CDS encoding bifunctional UDP-sugar hydrolase/5'-nucleotidase → MKKAKILFRLGTFFLILLLPAAAFSAVPKINDTSLTVLHTNDTHGRILEGKYDGMGFAKISTQYQNIKGKDSNVLLLDAGDAFHGTTLVTLSEGEAAVKVMNAVGYDAMTPGNHDFNYGKDRLLELAAMADFPVVCANVIDDATGKTILEPYVILDMNGLLVGIFGLTTPETTYKTHPKNVEGLTFRDPVIVAQKMVDELRDKVHILIALGHNGVDEETKITSEMIMSQVKGIDLFVDGHSHTEMAEGIAVGSGLLVQAGYHDKNLGIVNMSFSMKSGVAEKARLFTKEESLALNDDAAILSLVDSINMENEKVTSVVVGYTKVLLDGERDHVRTGSTNLGDMICEALIDVTKADISLQNGGGIRTSIEPGDVTKGEVISVLPFGNTVTVLEAKGKDIIAVIENGIKDYPASSGAYCHMGGLTFEFDETKPAGSRVTKVMVGGKPLNANGVYSLATNDFLAAGGDQYTMLTGLKVLGEFGTLDDILVAYMNK
- a CDS encoding P-loop NTPase, with product MLRNADTFFMNRIIPIASGKGGVGKSFLTVNLGVTLARMGKTVILVDLDLGGSNLHTFLGIKNSRAGIGTYLNKQADSLESLVIPTSVDRLYFLPGDGLYTSAVQQHYFQKMKIIKELPHLVADYILLDLGAGTNHNILDYFIPFPQGIIVTVPETTAILNAYSFLKSALARSVYRQFPPRSEERVLIQEFFRQRLEGSGTSLFTLADKLSEHNQDQGKAVRNLLETFYPGVIINMGRSVSDRDLGKNLRIICRKNLGISLQYLGYLEWMPGVSRSITGRSPYCLDHQDQLSSALEGVCRRLEKIVPEKSIPLFEGDEDLDNLNWAGPAR